The following are encoded in a window of Candidatus Moraniibacteriota bacterium genomic DNA:
- a CDS encoding DUF87 domain-containing protein has translation MDNTTTEKKDYQKEDELYQQGMSSVRGFIAPAAMKISSSFLEMGSIFSRTLFVMTYPKYLNNGWFSPIINIDFSMDIAMFMHPMDSSIVLKDLQKQSARIYSQIHLEAEGGKVRNPILEAALENVERLRDDLQTGTERFFRFGMYLTLYASSSQELNDITNQIESILEAQMVYSKPAVLRMDEGYSSTIPLANDELDLANNLNTSPVSTTFPFISSELSSNEGILYGINRHNNSLVLFDRFHMENANMVIFAKSGAGKSYTVKLEILRSLMFGTTVHIIDPENEYQHLCGAVGGTYVPISLNSSYHINPLDLPKVEPGKDDPEGIFRSHVASIIGLLHLMLGSITPEEDSLLDRSIREAYAIRDITPHSNFSILTREQMPTMSDVQNVLSNVQGAQSLAARLEKYTEGIFSGFLNQHTNVETYGILTTYNIRDLEEELRPIAMYVVLQHLWNEMRHELKRRLLVIDEAWVMMQNDDAASFVFGIAKRCRKYYTGLTTITQDIADFMSSRYGKPIVTNSSIQFLLRQSPASIDVIQDTFYLTDQEKFLLLESNVGEGIFFAGLKHVAIRVVASYSEDQIITSNPQQILEIEQAKSDFEKSNL, from the coding sequence ATGGACAATACTACAACAGAAAAAAAAGATTATCAGAAAGAAGACGAGCTCTATCAACAAGGAATGTCTTCTGTTCGAGGTTTTATAGCTCCTGCTGCTATGAAAATTTCTTCATCTTTCTTGGAGATGGGGAGTATCTTTTCTCGCACACTCTTTGTTATGACTTATCCGAAATATCTTAATAACGGTTGGTTTTCTCCCATAATTAATATTGATTTTTCCATGGATATTGCCATGTTTATGCATCCCATGGATTCTTCTATTGTTCTCAAAGATCTTCAAAAACAATCGGCTCGAATTTATTCTCAAATTCATCTAGAAGCGGAAGGTGGTAAAGTTCGTAATCCTATTCTAGAAGCAGCTTTAGAGAATGTTGAGCGTTTACGAGATGATCTTCAAACTGGTACTGAAAGATTTTTTCGATTTGGTATGTATCTTACGCTTTACGCATCATCCTCACAAGAATTAAATGATATAACGAATCAAATAGAATCTATTTTAGAAGCTCAGATGGTCTATTCCAAACCCGCAGTTTTACGAATGGATGAGGGATATTCTTCTACCATACCATTAGCTAATGATGAGCTTGATTTAGCAAATAATCTTAACACCTCTCCTGTATCAACAACCTTTCCTTTTATCTCTTCAGAACTTTCTTCTAATGAAGGTATTCTTTATGGAATAAATCGTCATAATAATAGCCTCGTTCTCTTCGATCGTTTTCACATGGAGAACGCGAATATGGTTATTTTTGCAAAATCAGGTGCTGGAAAAAGTTATACTGTCAAACTTGAGATTCTTCGATCTCTTATGTTCGGAACTACTGTTCATATTATTGACCCAGAAAATGAATATCAACATCTTTGTGGGGCTGTTGGAGGAACCTATGTGCCCATTTCACTTAACTCCTCCTATCACATTAATCCTCTTGATCTTCCTAAGGTTGAGCCCGGAAAAGATGATCCTGAAGGAATTTTCCGAAGTCATGTAGCCTCTATAATCGGACTTCTTCATCTTATGCTTGGTTCCATAACTCCGGAAGAAGATTCTTTACTCGACCGTTCGATACGAGAAGCTTATGCCATAAGAGATATCACTCCTCATTCTAATTTTTCTATACTCACAAGAGAACAAATGCCCACTATGAGTGATGTTCAGAATGTTCTTTCTAATGTACAGGGTGCTCAATCCCTCGCTGCACGTCTAGAAAAATATACTGAGGGAATCTTTTCTGGATTTCTTAATCAACATACTAATGTTGAAACGTATGGAATACTCACAACGTATAATATTCGAGATCTGGAAGAAGAACTTCGCCCCATCGCTATGTATGTTGTTTTACAGCATCTCTGGAATGAAATGCGTCATGAGCTCAAACGAAGACTTCTTGTTATCGATGAAGCTTGGGTTATGATGCAAAATGATGATGCAGCTTCTTTTGTTTTTGGTATTGCTAAAAGATGTCGAAAATACTACACAGGATTGACTACTATAACACAAGATATTGCTGATTTTATGAGCTCCCGTTATGGAAAACCTATTGTCACAAACTCATCTATTCAATTTCTTCTTCGTCAATCACCTGCATCTATTGATGTTATTCAAGATACTTTTTATCTTACAGATCAAGAAAAATTTCTCCTCCTTGAAAGTAATGTAGGGGAAGGAATTTTCTTTGCTGGCCTCAAACATGTTGCTATACGTGTCGTCGCTTCTTACTCAGAAGATCAAATTATCACCTCAAATCCTCAACAAATTCTAGAAATTGAACAGGCTAAATCTGATTTTGAAAAAAGTAATCTCTAA